One Calditrichota bacterium genomic window, CATTTAATTGGGTGTTTGAAAAAATAGTAACCTCCTGTTTTTGTGATCAGTTGAATGACTATAGAATTTAGGGAAATGGCTGGCAGGATGCAACGTGTAAAAAGAATCCCGAATAGAATAATCGATTTTCACGTCCTGCCACGGTGGAAAAATTCTCATGTTTAATAAGGAGGTGCACCATGAAAGAGTATGTTGTTCACCAGATCATCGGCCGCTCGCTGACCACTCACCCCGATCAGACCATTGTTTCCGGCAACACCCGCTTAACCTATGAAAAATTTTATCTCCGTGTTTTGAGAATTGCCAGCAGCTTGAAAAAGCTGGGAATCGGCAAAGGAACCGTCGTGGGGGTGCTGGATGTGAATACGAACCGCTACCTTGAGCTGCATTATGCCCTGTCCATGTTGGGAGCGATTCTGCACACGATCAATTTTCGCCTGGCCCCGGAGCAGCTGGTGTACACCATGATTCACGCAGAGGATGAGTGGGTTTTTGTGTCCGACACCTTCATGGGCGCCGTCCAGCCCCTGTTTCAGAAATTTCCGAAATGGGTCCTAATGAGCGACAACCCGAATGATCCGCTTCCGGAAGCGGAGACGGTTCATCATTACGAAAATCTTATTGCGGCAGGGGAAGAAAAGGAGCTTCCGGAGGCCGATCACGTCAAAGAAACCGATCCCTTTTCCATCTTTTATACAACAGGCACCACCGGAAAGCCCAAGGGCATCCTCTACCGCCATCGAAATATTTTGCTGGGCGCCCTGCAATTGTTTCATCATCTGGCGCTTCATGAAGGCGGTGCCCGTCCAAGCAGCTCCGATGTGTTCATGCCTCTCATTCCGTTTTTTCATATTCATGCCTGGGGAATGGCCTTTTTCCCGATTTATGTGGGAGCGAAAGTGGTCCTTCCCGGCGCAGCCGATCCTGCCAAACAGGCGGCCCTGATCCAAAAGGAATCCGTGACCTGGCTGAATATGGTACCCACGCAATTGCACATGCTTTTGGATCAGCCGGATTTCGGACACGTCAAGGTTCTGACCGGCGGCAGTCCGCTGCCCTCCGGGCTGGCCAAACGAGCCGATGCTGCGGACGTCCAGTTCAGCCTGATCTACGGCGGATCGGATCAGTTGGGGACGGCCATTTCCGTTGTGCCGGAGGGCGTGCCCCACGACAGCCCCGAAGCGCTGGAATGGCGGCGCGTGGGCATGCGGCTTTTGCCGATGACGGATGTGTCGCTCCGGGACAAAGAGGGCCGCGAGGTGCCGCACGACGGGAAGAGTCTGGGACAAGTGTGGGTGAGCAGCCCCTGGCTTCCGGAAGGCTACTACAAAAATCCGGAGGCGTCGCAGCAGGCCTACGTGGACGGTTGGTTTAAAACCGGTGATATTGGGCTTTTTTATCCGAATGGGCTCCTTTACGTAGCCGACCGCGAGGGAGATGCCGTTAAAAGCGGCGGCGAGTGGATTCCCACCGGAACGCTGGAAGCGGTTCTCTCCGAACACCCGGCTGTTGAGCTGGTGGCTGTGATTCCGAAGCCGGATGAACGCTGGGGACAGCGCCCGCTGGCTGTTATCAAAGCCCGGGAAGAGGTGACGGTAGACGCCCTGCGCGAGTTTTTAAAAACCAAAGTGGACGAAGGCAAAATTGCCAAATTCTGGATTCCGGATCATTTTGAATTTGTGGATGAAATTCCGCTGACCAGCGCGGGCAAATTGAACAAGGCCGCACTGCGGGAAAAATATTCAAACAAATAAAGGGTGTTCCTCGTCGGGGGTGAAAAGATGCCGCGAATGCGCGAATGAAAATTTTGGTTTGAAAACCAAGTCTTAAAACTCGCGATATTCTTCGTGTTTTGGTGCCTTCGTGGCAAGAATGTGTGGCTCATTCGGAATGAACTTTTTTCAAAGAAAAGATGTTGTTTTATTAAAAGAGGTTTTTAAATCGGAAGGAGAAAAAAATGTCGACCAATGCGTTGTTGACGACTGCCGATAAGGAGCTCAGGGAAAAGGTTCAGGATTTTGTCTCCTGGGTTCCGAAAGAGCTGTTGTTGAAGATGGACCGGGACGAGGTGTTGTACCCGAAAGAATTTTTACAGGAGGCCGGGAAACGCCACCTTCTGGGTTTGCGGTTTGATTCAAAATGGGGGGGCAGTAACCGGCCGTGGACGTCTGAAATGGTGGCACTGGAAGAGGTGGGTGTTCTGGGAACCTCGCTGGCGTGCCTGTACTCGCTGGTTTCCATCGTGGGGGAAGCCATTCATGTGTTTGGCACGGACGAGCAGAAGGAGCGGTTTCTGAAGCCCATGGTCGAAGGGAAACTGGCTCCGGCCGAGGCTCTGACGGAACCCCGCGGCGGCTCCGACTTTTTTGCCGCGACCACCAAGGCTCGTCGGGAGGGTGATATGTTTTACCTGACCGGGCAGAAGCGCTTTGTCGTGGGTGCCGAGGGAGCCGACGTGTTTCTGGTGTACGGAAAGGTAGAGGGCATTGACGATGCGAAAAAAGCGATGACCGCCTTTTTGGTGGAACGGGGCCCGGGAGTCTCCGTTGAGCATGTTTACGGACTCATGGGAACCC contains:
- a CDS encoding long-chain fatty acid--CoA ligase, which translates into the protein MKEYVVHQIIGRSLTTHPDQTIVSGNTRLTYEKFYLRVLRIASSLKKLGIGKGTVVGVLDVNTNRYLELHYALSMLGAILHTINFRLAPEQLVYTMIHAEDEWVFVSDTFMGAVQPLFQKFPKWVLMSDNPNDPLPEAETVHHYENLIAAGEEKELPEADHVKETDPFSIFYTTGTTGKPKGILYRHRNILLGALQLFHHLALHEGGARPSSSDVFMPLIPFFHIHAWGMAFFPIYVGAKVVLPGAADPAKQAALIQKESVTWLNMVPTQLHMLLDQPDFGHVKVLTGGSPLPSGLAKRADAADVQFSLIYGGSDQLGTAISVVPEGVPHDSPEALEWRRVGMRLLPMTDVSLRDKEGREVPHDGKSLGQVWVSSPWLPEGYYKNPEASQQAYVDGWFKTGDIGLFYPNGLLYVADREGDAVKSGGEWIPTGTLEAVLSEHPAVELVAVIPKPDERWGQRPLAVIKAREEVTVDALREFLKTKVDEGKIAKFWIPDHFEFVDEIPLTSAGKLNKAALREKYSNK